CACGGTCTATACCCGCAATGGCGCATTCGGCGTCGACGAGGCGGGCTTCATCACCGATGGTGGCCCCAATCGCCTGCAGGTCTTCCCGACCGATGCCGATGGCAACATCACCGGGACCACGCCGATGGACGCGCAGATCGCGCCGACCAATGCGGCCGGTGCCGAATACGTTGGCGTCGTCGTCGGGGCGGATGGTGTGGTGTCGGCGTCCTATGCCGATGGTTCGACCGAGGCGGTTGGCAATGTCGCGCTGGCTTCGTTCATTACGCCGACGGGTCTGAAGCAGATCGGCTCTTCCAACTGGGAAGCGACCGGAATTTCCGGCCAGGCCAATTACGGTGCACCGGGCACGGGCCAGTACGGATCGCTGATGTCGGGTTCGATCGAACGTTCGAACGTGGACATTGCGGAAGAACTGGTCGGTCTGATCACTGCCCAGCGCAACTTCCAGGCCAACGCCAAGGCGATCGATACCGCAACCCAGATCTCGCAAACCGTGATCAATCTGCGGAGCTGATCGGTCGCCGCGCACGCCGTGACCGGCCTTTCCCGAACGGAGAACCTCGATGGACCGCCTGATCTATACCGCGCTCAGCGGCATGAACGCTTCGATGGAGCGCCAGCGGGTAATCGCCAGCAATATGGCGAACGCCCAGACGGTCGGCTTCCGGGCGGAGCTGATCGACCAGCGCCCGGTGACCATCGACGGCGAAACGTTGAACGTTCGGGCCATGCAGCGCGCCGAAGTGCGCGGCGCCACCATGACCGCGGGCGAAATGGTTCGGACCGGGCAAGAGCTGGATCTGTTTATCCAGGGCGATGCCATGATGGCGGTGCAGGCAATGGACGGCAGCGAAGCCTATACGCGGCGCGCCGACCTGTCGATTTCGCCCACTGGCGCATTGGTCAACGGCGAAGGCCGGCCGGTGCTGGGCGATGCCGGGCCGATCACGGTGCCACTGGGCGCACGGGCGACGATTGCGCCCGATGGCGTGGTCAGCGTGACCGATCCCGCCGCGCCCGATCAGCCCCCGGTCGAAGTGGGGCGGATCAAGCTCGCCGGATGGCAGGGCAGCCCGATTTCGAAGGGGCTGGACGGCCTCTTCCGCGTGGAAGGCGGGGGCATTCTGCCGGCCGATGCCGAGGCGCAGGTGATCACCGGCGCACTGGAACAGTCCAACGTTAAACCCACCGAGGTGCTGGTCGAAATGATCGATGCGCAGCGCCTGTTCGACATGCGGAGCAAACTGATCGCGACCGCTCGCGATTGCGATCAGTCCGGCGCGCAACTGATGCGCCTGGGCTGAAGCACCCGCCGAAGAAATCGCTGACGAAAGGAACAGCCAATGCCAACTTCCGCTCTTCAGGTGGCCCGCACCGGGCTCGAGGCGCAGGACTCGCGGATGCGCGTGATCGCCAACAACCTCGCGAACGTCGGCACGACCGGCTTCAAGAAGGACCGCGCCAATTTCGCAACGCTCGCGTACCAGGACGCGCGCGTCGCCGGGCAGCGATCTTCGGGCGAGACGGCCTATGCCACCGGGCTCAACCTCGGCACCGGCGTCGCGGTTCAGTCGACCAGCCAGATCGTGACCCAGGGCGCGCTCAACACCACGGGCAATGCGCTGGACCTTGCGCTTGATGGCGACGGGTACTTCCAGGTCGAACTGCCCGGTGGGCAGCTCGGCTACACCCGCGCGGGCAATTTCACCCGCTCGGGCGAAGGGCAACTGGTGACCCAGCAGGGATACATCGTGCAGCCCGCAATCACCGTGCCCGAAGGGGCCTCTTCAATCTCGGTATCCCCGGACGGCATCGTTTCGGCGATGGTCGCGGGGGATACGGAACCGGCAGAGCTGGGTCAGCTTCAGGTGGCGAGCTTCGCCAATCCGGGCGGCTTGCGCGCGATCGGCGACAACTTCCTGGTCGAAACCGCCGCCAGCGGGGCGGCGCAGCTCGGCGCCGGCGGGGAACTGGGCCGGGGCAATATTCGCCAGGGCATGCTCGAAGCCTCCAACGTCAACATCGTGGAGGAGCTGGTCGACATGATCGAATGCCAGCGCGCCTACGAAATCAATTCGAAGATGGTCTCGTCGGTCGACGAGATGCTTCGCAACGCCAACCAGACGCTGTGAGCTACGCCATGAACCGGACACTTTCCAACCGAACCATCCCGGGGATCGCCCTGCGTTCCGCCCCGCTTGCTGCCTGCGCGCTCGCGCTTGCCGCTTGCGGCGGGGGCGAACGTGCTGCGGGCTTCCAGGCTGCTTTGCCGGCCGCTCCGGCCCCGCTCGCAGCGGCGCCCGCCAATGGCGCGATCTTCCAGCCGACCGGCGGCTTCACCCCGCTTTACAACGGCAATCGGGCCAGTCGCGTCGGTGATCTTGTCACCGTGGTGCTGATGGAACGCACGCAGACCAGCAAGTCCGCGAGTTCCAACACCAAGCGCGACGGCGGCTTTTCTTTGACCCCGCCCAGTGTGGGCCCGTTCTCGTTCGATCCGAACGTCCTTAATTCCTCGGGCCAGTCGTCGTTCAAGGGGCAGGGCGATGCCTCGCAGACCAGCGTCTTCAGAGGGGATATTACCGTGACCATCGCCGAAGTCCGCCCCAACGGCACGGCGCTCGTCCGTGGCGAGAAGGTCATGGAACTGAGCCAGGGCGAGGAGTGGGTCCAGCTTTCGGGCATCGTTCGTCTGTCGGATATCGATCAGGACAACCGCATCGCTTCCCACCGGATCGCCGATGCGCGGATTGCCTACGCCGGCAAGGGCGCGGTGCAGCGCGCAAGCCGCGAAGGCTGGCTGTCGAAGTTCTTCAACCTCGTGACACCGTTCTGAGGGACGCCATGACCCGGATCATCCTTCTTGCCCTCGCGGCATTCGCGGCTCTTTTCCCCGCGCCGGCATCGGCCGAGCGTGTCCGGGATCTGGGCACATTCCAGTCGGTTCGTTCCAACCAGTTGACCGGCTACGGCATCGTCGTCGGCCTCGACGGGACGGGCGACGACAACTTCGCCTATGTCACCCAGGCCATGCGCGGGGTGTCCGATCGTTTCGGGTTGCAACTGCCGCCCGGGGTCAATCCGGCGCTGAAGAATGCGGCGGCGGTGATGGTGACGGCAGACCTGCCGGCCTTCGCGAAACCGGGCCAGCGCGTCGATGTCACCGTATCCGCGATCGGCAAGGCCAAATCGCTGCGCGGCGGCGCGCTGATCCTCACCGCGCTCTATGGCGCCGATGGCCAGATCTACGCGATGGCGCAGGGCAACCTAGCGGTCGGCGGCCTGGGCGTTACCGGCCGCGACGGATCGAAACTGACCGTCAACGTGCCGACCGTGGGGCGCATTGCCGACGGGGCAAGCGTCGAACGCGCGGTCGCCACCGGGTTCGAGTCATCCGATGTCCTGCGCTGGAACCTCTATCAGGCGGACTTTCTCACCGCGACGCGGGTGCGGGATGCGATCAATGCGCGCTTTCCCGGCATGGCCCAGGTCGAAGACGGCGTAACGCTGGCCCTGCGGCTGCCCTATGGCGCCAACGAGCGGGCCGGGATCATGGCCAATATCGAGATGCTCGACATCGACCCGGCCGAAGCGGCTGCGCGGGTGATCGTCAACAGTCGCACGGGCACGGTGGTGATTTCCAGCGCCGTGCGCCTTGCACCCGCTGCGATCAGCCACGGCAGCCTTGTGGTGCGGATCGACGAAAATCCTACGGTGGTACAACCCGGCCCGTTCAGCCGCGGCGAAACGGCCGTGGAACAGGACAGTGCGATCGACGCCTATCAGGATGGCAATCGGGTGACGATGCTCAATCCCGGCGCATCGCTGGCGGAACTGGTCGACGGGCTCAATATGCTCGGCCTGTCACCGCCCGATCTCGTCGCGATCCTCGAAGCGCTCAAGCAGGCGGGATCGCTCAAGGCGGAAATGGTGGTGATATGACCGACGCAATCACCCTGTCGCAGGCCAACCCGGCCATCGTTTCGGCCAATGCGCCGGGCGGGACGGAGCGCGAACGGCTGGCCGAAGCGGCCCGGCAATTCGAAGCGATCTTCGTGCGCCAGATGCTCGCCGCTGCCGACAAGACCGATTTCGGCGGAGACGACGTTTTCGGCAGCAGCGGAGAAGAAACCTTCCGCGAAATGCGCGATGCGCGGTTTGCCGAACTGGCTTCGGGCACCGGTGCGCTGGGCCTTGCTGCCACTATCGAGGCGCAACTCGCGCGCTTCGTCGGACCGGGGGAGAGCTAGACCATGGCGTCCGACCTGCTTTCCATCGCAGCCAGCGGCGCGCGCGCGGCGCGCGCGGCGCTCGACGTTACAGCGCAGAACATCGCCAATGCGTCGAGCGACGGCTATGTCCGTCGCAGCGCGCGCATGTCGGAAGTTTCGGCCGCCGGCGGGCAGGGCCGGGTCGGCGACATATCGCTTTCGGGCGCGCGCATTTCGGGCATTCACCGCAATGCGGACATGTTCCGGCAGGCGGAAGTCCGCCGGACCGGCAGCGATCTGGCGCGCGCCGATACCGAGCTGCGCGGCCTGGAAAATATCGAGGCTGCGGTCGAACAGTCCGGCATCTACGATTCCATCGTCGAGTTCGAGGCGGCGCTGCAGCAGCTTTCCAGCGATCCGGGCAACCCGTCGCTCCGCGCGGCCGTGCTGGCCGGCGCGGATACGCTGGCCAACAAGTTCAACATTGCGGTCGATTCGCTCGACGCTGCTGGCGAAGGGGTGCGTTTCGACGCCGCGGCCTCCGTCGAAGAAGCGAACGGGATCGGCCAGGAACTGGCCCGCGTGAACTTGCGCCTTTCGCGGGCGGGAGAAGGCAGCAGCGACCGTGCCAGCCTGCTCGACCAGCGCGACTCCCTGCTCGAAAAGATGAGCGGGATTGTCGATATCTCCACCAGCTTCGCTCCGGACGGTGCCGTTACCGTTACCGCCGGGGGTGCGACGATGGTGGAAGGCGGGCAATCGGCAGCGCTGACGATGACGAGCGCGCCCGACGGCACGATCGCTTTCCAGCTGGGCGGCGCTGCCATCGCACCGACCGGCGGTTCACTTGCAGGCGCAGCGCTGGCGCTGGATTCGGCGACCGGCGTTCGCGCACGGCTCGACACCCTGGCAGATCAGGTGGCCGGAACCGTCAATGCGGCGCAGGCAAACGGGGTGGCTTTCGACGGCAGCCCCGGTCAACCCATATTCGCCGGTAGCGGCGCCGCCGGCATCCGGGTCGTTGCCACGCAGGGCAGTGCGATCGCGACTGCCCCTGCGGGCTCGCCTGCGGGCAGTCTCGACGGATCCAATCTCGCTGCCCTGCGCCAGGCACTGGACGGTGCTGACGTCGCCGGATCGGCCAACGGGCTGCTGTTCGACGTGTCGAGCGCGGTTTCGGGCCGCCGGGTCACGCGCGACGCGCTGGACGCGATCGCATCCTCTGCACGCATCTCGCTGGAACAGCAGGCCGGCGTGGATCTCGATACCGAGGCCGCGAACCTGATGCGTTTCCAGCAGGCATTCCAGGCGTCTGGCAGGGCGATGCAGGTCGCCAGCGATATCTTCGACACCATAGTGGGACTGAGGTGAAGCCATGATCAGCCTTAGCACCTCCGCATTCTACGAGCGCGCAACGCGCCAGGTCGGCACGCTGCGGGCCGAGGCGGAAAAGCTGCAGGAACAGATGGGCACCGGACAACGTCTGTCGCGCTCTTCCGACGACCCTGTGGCCGCCGCCCGGCTGCGCACGCTAGCGCGGACGGAACGGCTGACCGAGATTGATCAGAGCAATTCGGATGTCGCATCGAACGATCTGGCGCTGACCGACGATGCGCTGGGCTCGCTCGCCAATCTGGTGATCCGGGCGCAGGAACTGGCGACCCATGCGGCCAGCGAAACGCTGAGCACCGAACAGCGTGCCTCCATCGCGACCGAGATCGAGAATCTGCAGGATGCCGCTCTGCTGATTGCCAACGGACGCAACAGCGCGGGTCACGCGCTGTTCGGCGGGCAGGCGACCGGCGCGGCGTATGAAACCGGGCCTGGCGGGATCGCCTATATCGGCACCGCCAGCAAGGACGCGGCCGATCTGGGCGATGGGCAATCGGTCATCCCCGGACTGACCGGGCCGGAAGTTTTCGCCTTCGAGGTCGACGGAACACCGACCGATTTCTTCGCCGTTCTGGGCGAACTCGCCACCGGCTTGCGCGCTGGCGTCGACCAGACGGGGGCGAGCCGCACCGCGCTGGACGGGCTTGCCGCAGGGCTGGAGAAGGTGACCACCGCCCAGACCGTGGTCGGCGCGCGGATGGGCTGGATCGAAGTAATGAACGATCGCCGGACCACGGCGTCGGAACGCGTGGCGGACGAGCAACTTGCCGTCGGCGGCGCCGATCCGGCGGAGACCATGATCCGGCTTCAGGAAGTGACCACCGTACTCGAAGCGAGCCAGGCCAGCTTTGTCCGGCTCGCCGGGCTGTCGCTGTTCGACATGATGCGCTGATACGAAAGCAACAGGGGTTCTAGGTAAATGTACGCTGCAATCGGTATCGTCGTCCTGCTGGTCATGGTGTTCGGGGGCTTCGCCCTCACGGGCGGTGCACTGGGCCCCGTGATGGAGGCTGTGCCGCACGAAATGATGATCATCGGCGGTGCAGCGATCGGCGCCCTGATCGCCGGCAATTCGCTGCACGAGCTGAAGGCCATCGGCACTTCGTTCGTGAAGATATTCAAGGGGCCGCGCCATTCGCGGCAGGACCATATCGACGCCATCGCGCTGACCACCAGACTGATGAAGCTGATGCGGACCGAAGGCCCGATCGCGCTGGAAAGCCATGTGGAGAACCCGCAGGATTCGGAAATCTTCGCCGAATATCCCAACCTTCTGGCCAATGGGCCGCTGATCGCGCTGATCTGCGACACGCTGACCCTGCTGGTCGTGTCTTCCGGCACGCTGGAAACCCATGCGGTGGAAGACGTGATGGACAACGCGATGAAGACGCAGTTCCACGAAATGCGCGAACCGCAGCACGCCTTGCAATCGCTGGCCGACGCGCTGCCCGCGCTGGGCATCGTCGCGGCCGTGCTGGGCGTGGTCAAGACGATGGGATCGATCGATCAACCGCCTGCGGTGCTGGGCGGCATGATCGGTTCCGCGCTCGTCGGCACATTTCTGGGTGTGCTGCTTGCCTATGGCGTGGTCGGCCCGCTGGCGAGCCGGCTGAAGCAGATCGTCGATCAGGACGAGCAGATATTTCACGCCGTCAAGCAGGTGATGATCGCCTCGCTCAACGGCTATCCGCAGCCGCTGGTTGTGGAAAGCGCACGTTCGGGCCTCGGCCATGCCTTCCGCCCGGGTCTGTCGGAACTGCTCGATAGCCTGAGGGGGCGGTAATGGCCGCTTCCAGCGGGGCAGGGCGCAACGATCCGGCGCCGATCATCGTCAAGAAGGTGACCGTCGTCGAAGGCGGCGGCCACCACGGCGGTGCGTGGAAAGTCGCCTATGCCGACTTCGTGACCGCGATGATGGCATTCTTCCTGCTGCTGTGGTTGCTCGGCGCGACGACCGAGGCGCAGCGCAAGGGCCTTGCCGACTATTTCACGCCCACGCTGGTAAAGCTGAAAGAACAGAGCGCGGGCTCCGACGGGTTGCTGGGCGGTGCCTCGCTGGTCGATCCCGACAACTATCCGCATCGTGCAGCGCAGACGGGGCAGCGTCCGATCACCGTGCCGCGTGATGCAGCGGGCGGGCAGAAGGAAGCGCTCGACCGCGTGCGCCGGATGCGCGAGCGGGTCGAAACGGAAATTGCCAGCGACCGCCGCTTGCGCCGCCTGATGCGTCAGGTGCGGATGATCGACACCACCCAGGGCGTGCAGATCGATCTGGTCGACGACGCCGATTTCTCCATGTTCGTGCTCGGCACTACCGTGCTGACGCCCGATGCGCGCAAGCTGCTGGATGTCATCGGAGAGGCACTGCTGCCAGAGCCGGGGAACCTGACCATTCGTGGCCACACCGATGCCTTACCGTGGAAAAACGGGGCCCAGGCAAACAACTGGTCGCTTTCGGCGGGCCGTGCGGAGGCGACCCGTCAGGCGCTGATGCGCAACGCCATCGGTGAACGGCGCTTCCTTCGGATCGAGGGTGTTGCCGACCGTGAGCCGCTGGTGAGCGATGACCCGCAGGACCCGCGCAACCGGCGGATCTCTATCCTGCTGACGGGCGGCTGAGCCGGATCGAAAGCCGCTGGAGAAATCAGGCCGTCATGATTCCTGCGCGATGCGCAGGGTATAGGCGCCCGTATTCCCCTGGCTGAGCGATCGCGCCCGCACGATATAATCGCCGCCTTCTTCGGGGGTGAATGTGAGGGCCGAGTTTCGTCCCTGACCGCCGTCGTCGTTGACTGCGAGTGGAGCGCCATTTCCGCGATCGTTCAAATGGCGAACTTCGAGGAAAGCATCGAAGTCGCTGCTGTCCAGAAACAGAAACACCTGTTTCCCGCCTTCGAAACGGAACTGATAATCGTCCACATGGACGCCGGTGATCGTTGCGTCGCTTGTTTCCAGCTCGCCGCGATAGTGATTGAGCGTCATTGTGCTGGCGTCGCTTGGCCGGGGGCGCAACGGCGCGGGCAGCGGCGGCAACTCGCGGATCGTCATGGTGTAGGAGCCGCTGCTGTCGTTCACGGCGGTCACGCGCAGCCGGTGGCGCCCGCTTCGCTGCGGCATGAATTCCAGATAGGCGTTCGTGCCATCGCCGCCGTCGTCGTCTTCCGCCAGCTGTTCATCGTTGTCGTCGGCGAAAGACAGGCGCAGCTTCGGGTCGAAATCGTCGCTTTCGACGTCGATGGCATAGCGTTTGCCAGCCTCCAGCGTCGCGGTCTTCACCTGATAGGGTCGGTTGCCGTCCTTCGGGCTTTCGTCGTTGAGCTGCCCTTCCATCTTCGGCCCGACCTGGCGCCCATCCCTCGGGGAGGCAGCGGCCCGTGCAGGTTCCACCGGCGCGGGCATCGCCATTTCGGTTCCTGATGTGGGAGCTGCGCCCACGGCAGGGGCGGCGACGAAAGACATTACCAGGCCGACCATGCCGGCGCGCCGATGAAAAGAACCCATTCCCTGCTCCAATCCGTATCCTGCGCGGACTTTGACCCTGATCGACCCACCCGCTGAGCCGTAGAAGTGGCTGTTTTATCAGCCTTTGTCGATCAGTTTCTGGCCCTGCTGACGGACCGCGCCCGCGATCATCGGTTCGAGGAAACCCAGCGCGAGCGGGAGGTCGACCTCGAACACCAGCTGGCCTTCCTCGATATCGACCCGCCCGTCGAGGTTCTGGCCCATGGCGCTGATCCGCATGGTCATGCGGTCTTCACTGGGCCAGTCGGTAACGACTTCTGCCACGCCGCCCGGAACGTGATCGGCGATTTCGTGGCTGCGGCTGCGCATCCGTTCGCGCACGGTTTCCCGCGGAAGATCGTGTGGGATCGCGACGCGCATCAGGCATCGTCCTTTCCGGCACCTTCGCCGTAGCGATAATCGAGATAGCGGTGGCGCACCGCCAGATCGTCAAGCGCGCCATCGGCGAGCTGTCTGGTGACCGAATC
The nucleotide sequence above comes from Pelagerythrobacter marensis. Encoded proteins:
- a CDS encoding flagellar basal body rod protein FlgF, whose amino-acid sequence is MDRLIYTALSGMNASMERQRVIASNMANAQTVGFRAELIDQRPVTIDGETLNVRAMQRAEVRGATMTAGEMVRTGQELDLFIQGDAMMAVQAMDGSEAYTRRADLSISPTGALVNGEGRPVLGDAGPITVPLGARATIAPDGVVSVTDPAAPDQPPVEVGRIKLAGWQGSPISKGLDGLFRVEGGGILPADAEAQVITGALEQSNVKPTEVLVEMIDAQRLFDMRSKLIATARDCDQSGAQLMRLG
- a CDS encoding rod-binding protein, whose amino-acid sequence is MTDAITLSQANPAIVSANAPGGTERERLAEAARQFEAIFVRQMLAAADKTDFGGDDVFGSSGEETFREMRDARFAELASGTGALGLAATIEAQLARFVGPGES
- a CDS encoding flagellar hook-basal body protein translates to MSFYTSLNGLKNSQTELGVIAHNIANVETNGFKKGNTQFADIVAGSAQSDPRMIKGIGATVEGITQNFGLGPIEQTGGALDIAITGDGFFAMRSADSGNTVYTRNGAFGVDEAGFITDGGPNRLQVFPTDADGNITGTTPMDAQIAPTNAAGAEYVGVVVGADGVVSASYADGSTEAVGNVALASFITPTGLKQIGSSNWEATGISGQANYGAPGTGQYGSLMSGSIERSNVDIAEELVGLITAQRNFQANAKAIDTATQISQTVINLRS
- a CDS encoding PPC domain-containing protein translates to MGSFHRRAGMVGLVMSFVAAPAVGAAPTSGTEMAMPAPVEPARAAASPRDGRQVGPKMEGQLNDESPKDGNRPYQVKTATLEAGKRYAIDVESDDFDPKLRLSFADDNDEQLAEDDDGGDGTNAYLEFMPQRSGRHRLRVTAVNDSSGSYTMTIRELPPLPAPLRPRPSDASTMTLNHYRGELETSDATITGVHVDDYQFRFEGGKQVFLFLDSSDFDAFLEVRHLNDRGNGAPLAVNDDGGQGRNSALTFTPEEGGDYIVRARSLSQGNTGAYTLRIAQES
- the motA gene encoding flagellar motor stator protein MotA gives rise to the protein MYAAIGIVVLLVMVFGGFALTGGALGPVMEAVPHEMMIIGGAAIGALIAGNSLHELKAIGTSFVKIFKGPRHSRQDHIDAIALTTRLMKLMRTEGPIALESHVENPQDSEIFAEYPNLLANGPLIALICDTLTLLVVSSGTLETHAVEDVMDNAMKTQFHEMREPQHALQSLADALPALGIVAAVLGVVKTMGSIDQPPAVLGGMIGSALVGTFLGVLLAYGVVGPLASRLKQIVDQDEQIFHAVKQVMIASLNGYPQPLVVESARSGLGHAFRPGLSELLDSLRGR
- a CDS encoding polyhydroxyalkanoic acid system family protein, which translates into the protein MRVAIPHDLPRETVRERMRSRSHEIADHVPGGVAEVVTDWPSEDRMTMRISAMGQNLDGRVDIEEGQLVFEVDLPLALGFLEPMIAGAVRQQGQKLIDKG
- a CDS encoding flagellar hook protein FlgL, with amino-acid sequence MISLSTSAFYERATRQVGTLRAEAEKLQEQMGTGQRLSRSSDDPVAAARLRTLARTERLTEIDQSNSDVASNDLALTDDALGSLANLVIRAQELATHAASETLSTEQRASIATEIENLQDAALLIANGRNSAGHALFGGQATGAAYETGPGGIAYIGTASKDAADLGDGQSVIPGLTGPEVFAFEVDGTPTDFFAVLGELATGLRAGVDQTGASRTALDGLAAGLEKVTTAQTVVGARMGWIEVMNDRRTTASERVADEQLAVGGADPAETMIRLQEVTTVLEASQASFVRLAGLSLFDMMR
- a CDS encoding flagellar motor protein MotB, translating into MAASSGAGRNDPAPIIVKKVTVVEGGGHHGGAWKVAYADFVTAMMAFFLLLWLLGATTEAQRKGLADYFTPTLVKLKEQSAGSDGLLGGASLVDPDNYPHRAAQTGQRPITVPRDAAGGQKEALDRVRRMRERVETEIASDRRLRRLMRQVRMIDTTQGVQIDLVDDADFSMFVLGTTVLTPDARKLLDVIGEALLPEPGNLTIRGHTDALPWKNGAQANNWSLSAGRAEATRQALMRNAIGERRFLRIEGVADREPLVSDDPQDPRNRRISILLTGG
- a CDS encoding flagellar basal body L-ring protein FlgH — its product is MNRTLSNRTIPGIALRSAPLAACALALAACGGGERAAGFQAALPAAPAPLAAAPANGAIFQPTGGFTPLYNGNRASRVGDLVTVVLMERTQTSKSASSNTKRDGGFSLTPPSVGPFSFDPNVLNSSGQSSFKGQGDASQTSVFRGDITVTIAEVRPNGTALVRGEKVMELSQGEEWVQLSGIVRLSDIDQDNRIASHRIADARIAYAGKGAVQRASREGWLSKFFNLVTPF
- the flgK gene encoding flagellar hook-associated protein FlgK — encoded protein: MASDLLSIAASGARAARAALDVTAQNIANASSDGYVRRSARMSEVSAAGGQGRVGDISLSGARISGIHRNADMFRQAEVRRTGSDLARADTELRGLENIEAAVEQSGIYDSIVEFEAALQQLSSDPGNPSLRAAVLAGADTLANKFNIAVDSLDAAGEGVRFDAAASVEEANGIGQELARVNLRLSRAGEGSSDRASLLDQRDSLLEKMSGIVDISTSFAPDGAVTVTAGGATMVEGGQSAALTMTSAPDGTIAFQLGGAAIAPTGGSLAGAALALDSATGVRARLDTLADQVAGTVNAAQANGVAFDGSPGQPIFAGSGAAGIRVVATQGSAIATAPAGSPAGSLDGSNLAALRQALDGADVAGSANGLLFDVSSAVSGRRVTRDALDAIASSARISLEQQAGVDLDTEAANLMRFQQAFQASGRAMQVASDIFDTIVGLR
- the flgG gene encoding flagellar basal-body rod protein FlgG, yielding MPTSALQVARTGLEAQDSRMRVIANNLANVGTTGFKKDRANFATLAYQDARVAGQRSSGETAYATGLNLGTGVAVQSTSQIVTQGALNTTGNALDLALDGDGYFQVELPGGQLGYTRAGNFTRSGEGQLVTQQGYIVQPAITVPEGASSISVSPDGIVSAMVAGDTEPAELGQLQVASFANPGGLRAIGDNFLVETAASGAAQLGAGGELGRGNIRQGMLEASNVNIVEELVDMIECQRAYEINSKMVSSVDEMLRNANQTL
- a CDS encoding flagellar basal body P-ring protein FlgI — protein: MTRIILLALAAFAALFPAPASAERVRDLGTFQSVRSNQLTGYGIVVGLDGTGDDNFAYVTQAMRGVSDRFGLQLPPGVNPALKNAAAVMVTADLPAFAKPGQRVDVTVSAIGKAKSLRGGALILTALYGADGQIYAMAQGNLAVGGLGVTGRDGSKLTVNVPTVGRIADGASVERAVATGFESSDVLRWNLYQADFLTATRVRDAINARFPGMAQVEDGVTLALRLPYGANERAGIMANIEMLDIDPAEAAARVIVNSRTGTVVISSAVRLAPAAISHGSLVVRIDENPTVVQPGPFSRGETAVEQDSAIDAYQDGNRVTMLNPGASLAELVDGLNMLGLSPPDLVAILEALKQAGSLKAEMVVI